A window of Ketobacter sp. MCCC 1A13808 contains these coding sequences:
- a CDS encoding BolA family protein encodes MSVSHPVQTSIETKMNAQLVLSHLEVINESHMHSVPPNSETHFKLVVVTDAFEGKRSVARHQIVYKILADDLAGPVHALALHTYTPAEWNQANASAPASPQCLGGSKADRL; translated from the coding sequence ATGTCCGTCAGCCATCCGGTTCAGACTTCGATTGAAACTAAAATGAATGCCCAGCTTGTGCTTTCACATCTTGAGGTGATTAACGAAAGTCATATGCACAGCGTACCGCCCAATTCGGAAACCCACTTTAAATTAGTGGTGGTTACCGATGCATTTGAAGGGAAGCGTTCAGTCGCTCGTCATCAGATTGTATACAAAATTCTGGCAGATGATTTGGCCGGGCCTGTGCACGCTCTTGCTTTACATACGTACACGCCTGCCGAATGGAACCAAGCGAACGCGAGTGCACCTGCATCGCCGCAGTGTCTGGGCGGTAGCAAAGCCGATCGACTTTAG
- a CDS encoding EAL domain-containing protein produces MKRFFFLLHNMQPLRFRVVLCLGLMLNVSAFASDAQLSILINNVNLVKLDLSSHIELFLDESDALTLEEITTQADDSFRPADEYRHLLPLGEHTFWMRVRLRESAAVALLAQKWKLVVESTELRGSELYFKDESGFQRIIAGDGRHLEYSVPIDPDKATEVYFKTKVIGAFNLPVTLWNAEAYQLYKRKTLPAWGLFFGGLLALILYNLFLSVSLSEGTYFYLAAFLVSSTLVAASGEGFFSRYSFEFAFMQTFNFSAYIQCLALVCAVAFTRSYLGTKIDYPLMDRMLLGAALGALLLALFVAVGVLNQPLFVLLFIACSALFFVPAIVACLNVSQRATRYFLAGWSVFMLGYVIFQLSEIGIIPVNGFTIRFKEVALCFLGITLSLGIAARIQRERFEKRKDVSLQNDTMLELKYAEEQLQKKVLRDTLHHFPELDVLAGVAQKMIASRASDEESVTLVLVELHHLIQVENHLGHAAKNELLTRATKRLSIILRSIAGVVPLSEFKDQYAPMAVMGNGEYAFLLQSMDDCAVNIAVEEVESAMQRPFFYQGVALQPGVSFGVSKLSEVVTQFNGLLEQSLTALSADKTKNLSKGYHLETVNQYNPRNISLINELRASIQDDQLALYFQAIYDLRSNKVCGIEVLVRWNSALEHSVNPSEIFYLAEVGGFVSELTLKMIDKAIHHYLVAVDPHQTPLKLSISLSPKCLRESGFIEEVGFLLQKNHIPAQVLSFEIKEAAIIEDPNITREVLNRIRATGIGLTIDEFGVSYGKPSYMSNLPVTEVKLDQRLIGNLDSHYDRESLTEIVTLCRAQDIKLVVHGIEDETAFTKLEKLGCCFAQGHYLAAPVKAADFRLPRYRNKKQVQH; encoded by the coding sequence ATGAAGCGCTTCTTTTTTTTACTGCACAATATGCAGCCACTTCGGTTCCGAGTGGTGCTTTGCCTTGGCTTAATGTTGAATGTCAGTGCTTTCGCATCCGACGCCCAGCTGTCTATTCTGATCAATAATGTGAATTTAGTTAAATTGGATCTTTCCAGCCATATCGAGCTGTTTCTGGACGAGAGTGATGCTCTTACTCTTGAGGAAATAACCACACAGGCTGATGATTCCTTTCGTCCGGCGGATGAGTACAGGCACCTCCTCCCGCTAGGAGAGCATACTTTCTGGATGCGAGTCAGGTTACGCGAAAGTGCCGCAGTTGCGCTCCTTGCCCAAAAATGGAAGTTGGTGGTTGAATCGACCGAACTGAGGGGGTCGGAGCTGTATTTTAAGGATGAGTCGGGTTTTCAACGCATCATCGCCGGCGACGGGCGCCATTTGGAATACTCGGTCCCCATCGATCCTGACAAAGCCACTGAAGTGTATTTTAAAACAAAGGTGATTGGCGCATTCAACCTGCCGGTGACCTTGTGGAATGCTGAAGCCTACCAGTTATATAAGCGTAAAACGCTGCCCGCCTGGGGGTTGTTTTTTGGCGGTTTACTTGCGCTCATACTCTATAACCTGTTCCTTAGTGTTTCCCTATCTGAAGGTACTTATTTTTATTTGGCGGCATTTTTAGTTAGCAGCACATTGGTGGCCGCTTCCGGTGAAGGCTTTTTCAGTCGCTATAGTTTTGAATTTGCGTTTATGCAGACCTTCAATTTCAGCGCTTATATTCAGTGTCTGGCCCTGGTTTGTGCGGTAGCGTTTACGCGCAGTTATCTCGGTACCAAAATTGATTACCCCTTGATGGATAGAATGCTGTTAGGTGCAGCATTAGGTGCTTTATTATTGGCGCTTTTTGTCGCGGTCGGTGTGTTGAATCAGCCTTTGTTTGTATTGTTGTTTATTGCGTGTAGCGCGTTGTTCTTTGTGCCGGCCATTGTTGCGTGTCTGAATGTGTCGCAACGCGCGACACGTTACTTCCTGGCTGGGTGGTCTGTATTCATGCTTGGCTATGTTATTTTCCAGTTAAGCGAGATCGGTATAATTCCAGTGAATGGCTTCACTATTCGATTCAAGGAAGTTGCACTTTGCTTTTTAGGCATCACCCTGTCCTTAGGTATAGCTGCCCGGATCCAGCGTGAGCGATTTGAGAAAAGGAAGGATGTCAGTTTGCAAAATGACACGATGCTGGAACTCAAGTATGCAGAAGAGCAATTACAGAAAAAAGTATTGCGGGATACGTTGCACCATTTTCCGGAACTGGATGTATTAGCGGGTGTGGCTCAGAAAATGATTGCATCACGGGCCTCGGACGAAGAGTCCGTTACTCTGGTTTTAGTGGAACTGCATCACCTTATCCAGGTAGAAAACCATCTGGGACACGCGGCAAAAAATGAACTGCTTACTCGTGCAACCAAGCGTTTAAGCATTATTTTGCGCAGCATTGCCGGGGTCGTTCCGCTATCGGAGTTTAAGGATCAATATGCCCCTATGGCGGTAATGGGTAACGGCGAATACGCGTTTTTATTGCAGTCAATGGATGACTGTGCGGTTAATATCGCAGTAGAGGAGGTCGAGTCCGCTATGCAGCGACCATTCTTCTATCAGGGTGTCGCATTGCAGCCGGGCGTTTCGTTCGGAGTCTCAAAATTAAGCGAAGTAGTGACTCAATTTAACGGCCTTTTGGAGCAAAGCCTGACGGCACTTTCTGCCGATAAAACCAAAAACCTGAGTAAAGGTTATCACCTGGAAACGGTAAATCAATATAACCCGCGTAATATCAGCCTGATCAACGAACTGCGTGCCAGTATTCAGGATGATCAACTTGCATTGTACTTCCAGGCTATTTACGATTTGCGCAGTAATAAAGTGTGCGGTATAGAGGTGCTCGTTCGCTGGAACAGCGCCCTGGAACACAGTGTGAACCCCAGCGAGATTTTTTATCTGGCAGAGGTGGGAGGCTTTGTTTCCGAACTGACGTTGAAAATGATCGATAAAGCCATTCACCATTATTTGGTCGCGGTTGATCCCCACCAAACCCCGCTTAAATTATCTATTAGTTTGTCGCCCAAGTGTTTGCGGGAGTCCGGCTTTATTGAAGAGGTGGGTTTCCTACTGCAAAAGAATCACATTCCAGCGCAGGTGCTTTCTTTTGAGATCAAGGAAGCGGCTATCATTGAAGATCCCAATATCACCCGGGAAGTGCTAAACCGTATCCGCGCCACGGGTATTGGGCTAACCATTGATGAGTTTGGAGTGTCCTACGGTAAGCCCTCGTATATGAGCAATTTGCCGGTTACCGAGGTTAAGCTGGATCAACGGTTGATCGGCAATCTGGATAGCCACTATGACCGGGAATCCTTGACTGAAATAGTGACCTTGTGTCGGGCACAGGATATTAAATTGGTAGTGCATGGGATCGAAGATGAAACTGCATTCACCAAACTTGAGAAGTTAGGCTGTTGCTTTGCTCAGGGCCATTATCTGGCAGCGCCGGTGAAAGCAGCTGATTTTCGTTTGCCTCGGTACCGAAATAAGAAGCAGGTTCAGCATTAA
- a CDS encoding malate dehydrogenase encodes MKQPVRVVVTGAAGQISYSLLFRIAAGEMLGPDQPVILQMLEITPALGALQGVAMELDDCAFPLLHSMVITDDPNVAYKDADYALLVGARPRGPGMERKDLLEANAAIFSVQGKAINDHASRDIKVLVVGNPANTNALIAQRNAPDINPRQFTAMTRLDHNRALTQLAQKTGSSINDITKMTIWGNHSSTQYPDISKALISGEAAEPKIEQDWYRNEFIPVVQQRGAAIIKARGASSAASAANAAIFHVRDWALGTAEGDWASMGVYSDGSYGIAEGLIYSFPCVCKNGDWEIVQGLDISDFSREKMQATETELAEERDAVSHLLP; translated from the coding sequence ATGAAACAACCTGTACGCGTAGTCGTTACCGGTGCCGCCGGTCAAATCAGCTATTCATTATTGTTCCGTATTGCAGCAGGCGAAATGTTAGGCCCGGATCAACCGGTCATTTTGCAGATGCTGGAAATCACCCCTGCCTTGGGCGCCCTGCAAGGGGTAGCGATGGAGTTGGACGATTGTGCTTTTCCGCTTCTGCACAGCATGGTGATCACCGACGATCCTAACGTTGCTTACAAAGATGCTGATTATGCTCTTCTGGTTGGTGCCCGCCCCCGCGGACCCGGCATGGAGCGCAAGGATCTTCTGGAAGCCAACGCCGCCATCTTTTCCGTTCAGGGCAAAGCGATCAACGATCATGCCAGCCGCGATATCAAAGTATTGGTAGTTGGGAACCCTGCAAATACCAATGCGCTGATTGCTCAACGCAACGCTCCGGATATTAACCCCCGTCAGTTCACCGCTATGACCCGCCTGGACCACAATCGCGCCCTCACGCAACTGGCTCAGAAAACCGGTAGCTCGATCAACGACATCACCAAGATGACCATCTGGGGCAACCACTCTTCTACTCAGTATCCTGATATTTCGAAAGCTTTGATCTCTGGCGAAGCGGCCGAACCCAAAATTGAGCAAGACTGGTACCGCAACGAGTTTATCCCTGTCGTGCAACAACGTGGCGCAGCCATCATTAAAGCTCGTGGCGCATCCAGTGCCGCTTCCGCTGCCAACGCGGCTATCTTCCATGTACGAGACTGGGCACTCGGCACTGCCGAAGGTGACTGGGCCAGCATGGGCGTTTATAGCGACGGTAGCTACGGCATAGCGGAAGGATTGATTTACTCTTTCCCTTGCGTGTGCAAAAACGGTGACTGGGAAATTGTTCAAGGCCTGGACATCAGTGACTTCAGCCGTGAAAAAATGCAAGCTACAGAAACCGAACTAGCAGAAGAACGTGATGCGGTCTCACACTTGCTGCCATAA
- the rraA gene encoding ribonuclease E activity regulator RraA, whose amino-acid sequence MQILTPDLCDAHPESVRIVEPIFTNYGGKVAFGGPIVTIKCHEDNSVVKEQVGTSGNGRVLVVDGGGSLRCALLGDMLAEKAAVNGWAGLIIYGCIRDVDEIGKTDLGVQALRTIPIKSNRQGRGDLDIPVSFGGVTFLPGEFVYADNNGVIVSQKALEMP is encoded by the coding sequence GTGCAGATTCTTACCCCTGATTTGTGTGACGCCCATCCCGAAAGTGTTCGTATTGTGGAGCCCATATTTACCAATTATGGTGGTAAAGTCGCATTTGGCGGCCCTATCGTGACGATCAAATGCCATGAAGATAATTCGGTTGTGAAAGAGCAGGTGGGTACATCCGGCAACGGCAGGGTATTGGTAGTGGATGGCGGAGGCTCATTGCGGTGTGCGCTGCTCGGCGATATGCTGGCAGAAAAAGCAGCGGTAAACGGCTGGGCAGGTTTGATTATTTACGGATGTATTCGTGACGTGGACGAGATTGGAAAAACCGACCTGGGGGTTCAGGCGTTGCGCACTATTCCTATAAAAAGCAACCGGCAGGGAAGAGGGGATCTTGATATCCCAGTGAGCTTCGGCGGTGTAACTTTCTTACCCGGTGAGTTTGTCTATGCCGATAATAATGGTGTGATTGTGTCCCAGAAAGCGCTCGAGATGCCCTGA
- a CDS encoding NAD-dependent epimerase/dehydratase family protein codes for MKVLLLGATGLVGQSCLTHLLSSSVVNEVIAPTRRSLPVRDRKLYNVLVDFERLDEYPELFDADVILCCLGTTIKQAGSRAQFKKVDYEYCIEAAELGRARCAKAFLLVSAVGASAQSMVFYSRVKGKLETYLRALEYPVLSIYRPSLLLGDRQQNRLGEELGAKVMSLLNPLMVGSMTRYRSISADTVARAMVNECVQLDPSPKMAKVNLYTHQQIVKLADV; via the coding sequence ATGAAAGTGCTGCTGTTGGGGGCGACCGGCTTAGTGGGCCAGTCTTGTCTTACTCATTTGCTGAGTTCCTCCGTTGTAAATGAGGTGATTGCCCCGACACGCCGTTCACTGCCAGTAAGGGATCGCAAGCTTTACAATGTGTTGGTGGATTTTGAGCGTTTGGATGAATATCCGGAATTGTTCGATGCGGATGTTATTTTATGTTGCCTGGGGACCACTATTAAACAAGCAGGTAGTCGTGCCCAGTTTAAGAAGGTGGATTACGAATATTGCATAGAAGCTGCTGAACTTGGGCGGGCTCGTTGTGCGAAGGCATTCCTGCTGGTTTCTGCGGTGGGTGCATCTGCTCAATCCATGGTGTTTTATTCTCGCGTGAAAGGGAAGCTGGAAACCTACCTGCGTGCGTTAGAGTATCCGGTGTTGTCAATTTACCGGCCTTCGTTACTATTGGGCGACCGTCAACAAAATCGACTAGGGGAAGAGCTGGGTGCGAAGGTGATGTCGCTCCTGAATCCTTTGATGGTCGGCTCTATGACCCGGTATCGGTCTATATCGGCGGACACCGTCGCCCGTGCGATGGTTAATGAATGTGTGCAGTTGGATCCTAGTCCGAAAATGGCCAAGGTAAACCTGTACACCCATCAACAGATTGTTAAACTGGCAGACGTCTGA
- a CDS encoding response regulator has product MVREEKLQKDRKILRKIDSNLASHSRYLVAANILVFVFIATVGGYYVVHARTTVLAALALLLLSMGTMYLGLRFESTYGAGPARWRQVYIGLMIATSVYLGTFCASLILLDQISVNSFLITLYIVGYSATNNVEWSPYHKFNVIRLLALFLPTIVAYFAIANINGLSIAVGLLVVLTMLVRQSRLMTIRHWDNVRVHHELHTKARDLSHAVHEANDASQFKTEFLSNITHEIRTPMNNVLGMLALLDDTELSQQQRELQKVAVHSGEALLSLIDDIVDFSRISSGQIQLNEDVFNVKRCIDHTLELLGPRAHEQGMEISCAYQADIPVRVKGDQNRLMQLVNNLVSNAIKYSAGTEITLHVDLTKLSEAEAELKVLVKDNGKGIDAELQDRLFDAFSKKVNYAQGGTGLGLAISKGLAECMHGQIGFESKPETGSEFWFTAHLQLSTQQAQKPAAVRELVGKRVLIVGAGEGVLDSLVSQLVDWEMVVESVIDRDSVVKLLKADQQADRGYHLVLIDLPVTQAIDLQLVEQIRHEPELDSVHLVVLSSLAQRADALRIDIEHSHHLHWLSKPVTQEKLCRALIESFGLDQPLPETSERNEPGETEVDGRRILLVEDNAVSQLVAKGMLNKLGYAVTSVVNGKEALGILEEKVFDLILMDCVMPVLDGYETTQAWRETEVASGNRVPIIAMTASVVEGEQQRCLSCGMDDYLSKPVNVEELSAKIRQWLGAKDDVSSPTESDRKTA; this is encoded by the coding sequence ATGGTAAGGGAAGAAAAGCTCCAGAAGGATAGAAAGATTTTGCGCAAGATCGACTCGAATCTTGCCAGCCACAGCCGTTATCTTGTGGCAGCCAACATTTTGGTGTTCGTGTTTATAGCGACGGTAGGTGGATACTACGTTGTTCACGCCAGGACTACCGTGTTGGCAGCTTTAGCCCTGTTGCTGCTCAGCATGGGCACCATGTATTTGGGGCTGCGTTTCGAAAGCACCTACGGAGCTGGACCAGCGCGCTGGCGTCAGGTCTATATCGGGCTGATGATTGCCACGTCCGTTTACCTGGGTACCTTTTGTGCCTCATTGATTTTGCTTGATCAGATCAGCGTCAATTCCTTTCTCATCACGCTTTATATTGTTGGTTACTCAGCAACCAACAATGTGGAGTGGTCGCCTTACCATAAATTTAACGTGATTCGCCTACTGGCGTTGTTTTTGCCAACGATAGTGGCCTACTTTGCCATTGCCAATATTAACGGGCTCTCCATTGCGGTAGGGTTATTGGTGGTATTAACCATGCTGGTAAGACAGTCGCGCCTGATGACAATTCGCCATTGGGATAATGTCAGAGTGCATCATGAATTGCATACCAAGGCTCGAGATTTGTCTCATGCGGTCCACGAGGCAAACGATGCGAGCCAGTTCAAGACTGAATTTCTTTCCAATATTACTCATGAGATCCGTACGCCCATGAATAATGTATTGGGAATGCTGGCGCTTCTGGATGATACGGAGCTGAGTCAGCAGCAGCGAGAGCTGCAAAAGGTGGCCGTACATTCCGGTGAAGCATTATTAAGCTTGATCGATGATATTGTGGATTTTTCCCGTATTAGTTCAGGCCAGATTCAGTTAAATGAGGACGTGTTCAATGTTAAACGCTGTATAGATCATACATTGGAGCTGCTGGGACCAAGAGCACACGAGCAAGGAATGGAGATTAGTTGTGCCTATCAAGCGGATATTCCGGTGCGTGTTAAGGGCGACCAGAATCGTTTGATGCAACTGGTAAATAATCTGGTATCCAACGCGATTAAATACAGTGCCGGCACCGAGATTACATTACATGTTGACCTTACAAAGTTGTCTGAAGCAGAAGCCGAGCTCAAAGTGCTGGTAAAAGATAACGGCAAGGGCATTGATGCAGAGCTGCAGGATCGCCTATTTGATGCATTTTCGAAAAAGGTAAATTATGCTCAGGGTGGAACTGGCCTGGGTTTGGCGATCAGTAAAGGGTTGGCAGAATGCATGCATGGCCAGATCGGATTTGAATCGAAGCCGGAGACCGGCTCGGAGTTCTGGTTTACTGCCCATTTACAACTCTCCACTCAGCAAGCCCAAAAACCCGCCGCGGTCAGAGAGCTGGTAGGTAAGCGGGTGTTGATTGTAGGCGCCGGCGAGGGCGTGTTGGATTCGTTGGTTTCTCAGTTGGTAGATTGGGAAATGGTTGTGGAATCCGTTATCGACCGAGATTCCGTAGTCAAATTGTTGAAAGCTGATCAACAGGCCGATAGGGGTTACCATCTGGTTTTAATAGACCTTCCTGTGACTCAGGCTATTGATTTGCAGCTTGTTGAACAAATACGCCATGAACCGGAATTAGACAGCGTACATCTAGTGGTGCTGTCGTCATTGGCGCAACGGGCGGATGCGCTCAGAATTGATATTGAGCATAGCCATCATCTGCATTGGTTAAGCAAGCCGGTAACGCAGGAAAAGCTTTGCAGGGCTTTAATCGAAAGTTTCGGACTGGATCAGCCGCTGCCGGAAACAAGTGAACGTAACGAACCAGGTGAAACCGAAGTAGATGGACGTCGTATATTGCTGGTGGAAGATAATGCCGTTAGTCAGTTGGTCGCCAAGGGCATGCTAAATAAGCTGGGTTACGCCGTGACTTCGGTAGTGAACGGCAAGGAAGCGCTCGGTATACTGGAAGAAAAAGTGTTCGATCTCATTCTAATGGATTGCGTTATGCCGGTGCTGGATGGTTATGAAACAACACAGGCCTGGCGTGAAACGGAAGTGGCATCGGGCAATCGGGTGCCGATTATTGCAATGACCGCCAGCGTGGTAGAGGGTGAGCAGCAGCGTTGCCTGTCCTGCGGTATGGATGATTATCTTTCCAAGCCTGTTAATGTCGAGGAGCTCAGTGCTAAAATCCGGCAATGGCTGGGTGCAAAAGACGACGTCTCGAGTCCGACCGAATCCGATAGAAAAACCGCATAA
- a CDS encoding outer membrane lipoprotein-sorting protein, producing MNLKIKTLFPMSMAAMILIAGSVQAETPEEKGYAIFNEAEVRGDGYVDSQSDMVMILKNKQEATSEREMSVKGMEGSGDEGDKTLMVFLTPRDQKGTALLTHQHDGRDDDQWLYLPALKRVKKIASSKKSGPFMGSEFSFEDIGGQSLEDYTYKYLKDEKYDGQDCFVVESYPKDKNSGYTRVVTWVDKEHYRTLKAEFYDRKNSHLKTMTSSGFKLYLDKFWRPDELLMVNHQTGRSTVLQQKNTKFDTGLSDSDFNKNSLKRAR from the coding sequence ATGAATCTGAAAATAAAAACATTATTTCCTATGTCCATGGCGGCAATGATCCTGATTGCCGGTTCCGTTCAGGCAGAGACTCCGGAAGAGAAAGGCTACGCGATTTTTAACGAAGCGGAGGTGCGTGGCGATGGCTATGTCGATAGCCAGTCCGACATGGTAATGATTCTGAAGAACAAGCAGGAAGCGACCAGTGAGCGTGAAATGTCGGTAAAAGGCATGGAAGGCAGCGGCGATGAAGGTGATAAAACGTTGATGGTGTTTTTAACTCCCCGGGACCAAAAAGGGACGGCGCTGTTGACTCATCAACACGACGGGCGGGATGACGACCAATGGCTCTACCTTCCCGCGTTGAAGCGGGTCAAAAAAATCGCCTCCAGTAAAAAGTCCGGGCCGTTTATGGGTAGTGAGTTCTCTTTCGAGGATATTGGCGGGCAATCTCTGGAAGATTACACCTATAAATATTTAAAAGACGAAAAGTATGACGGTCAGGATTGCTTTGTCGTTGAGAGTTATCCGAAAGACAAAAACTCAGGGTACACTCGCGTCGTAACCTGGGTGGATAAAGAGCATTATCGAACCTTGAAAGCAGAATTTTATGACCGCAAGAACAGTCATTTGAAAACCATGACCTCATCGGGATTCAAACTGTATCTGGATAAATTCTGGCGTCCTGACGAGCTTTTGATGGTGAATCACCAGACCGGCAGAAGCACTGTGTTGCAGCAGAAAAACACCAAGTTCGATACCGGCTTGTCCGATTCGGATTTTAATAAAAACAGTTTAAAACGAGCCAGATAA
- the gltX gene encoding glutamate--tRNA ligase: MTVRTRVAPSPTGDPHVGTAYIALFNRVFASQHGGQFILRIEDTDQVRSTAQSEAMILDSLRWLGLEWDEGPDIGGDFGPYRQSERSHLYKEHAERLVASGHAFHCYRTPEELDELRNARKAAGKHSALKPSDLKLEADEIERRKAANAPYVIRMEVPEEGRCEVEDLLRGTIELDWGQVDAQILMKSDGMPTYHLANVVDDHLMQITHVIRGEEWINSAPKHKLLYQFFGWEMPVLCHMPLLRNPDKSKLSKRKNPTSINYYKRMGFLPEAVVNYLGRMGWSMPAEQEKFTLQEMTEQFDIQRVSLGGPVFDTVKLSWLNGLWIRESLTVQQLATKFREWAFNEDYLMQILPQIHSRLEVLSDVAKLADFFVAGLLPVQPEQFEFTKLEPEQVRKVLQFCVWRFETQPDWDKEVIHHSLTVLSVAMGLKLKDFMMPLFVAVSGRTTAPSIMDAMAILGSDMTRARLRFALELLGGASKKETKAWDKQYRVIEF; the protein is encoded by the coding sequence ATGACTGTCAGAACCCGTGTTGCCCCGTCACCCACCGGTGATCCCCATGTGGGAACCGCGTATATCGCTTTATTCAACCGGGTTTTTGCAAGCCAGCACGGTGGTCAGTTTATTCTGCGGATTGAAGATACGGATCAGGTGCGCAGCACTGCTCAGTCGGAAGCCATGATTCTGGATTCACTTCGCTGGCTGGGGTTGGAGTGGGATGAGGGCCCGGATATTGGTGGTGATTTCGGTCCCTATCGCCAAAGTGAGCGTAGCCATCTTTATAAAGAGCATGCAGAGCGACTGGTGGCAAGCGGCCATGCTTTTCACTGCTATCGAACCCCTGAAGAGCTGGATGAGTTGAGAAACGCCCGTAAAGCTGCAGGCAAACACTCCGCTTTAAAACCCTCTGACCTAAAGCTGGAAGCCGATGAAATCGAGCGCCGCAAAGCCGCTAATGCTCCTTATGTCATTCGCATGGAGGTACCGGAAGAGGGTCGTTGCGAAGTGGAGGATTTGCTGCGAGGGACCATTGAGCTTGATTGGGGGCAGGTGGATGCGCAGATACTAATGAAAAGCGATGGTATGCCAACCTATCACCTGGCAAATGTGGTAGACGATCATCTGATGCAGATTACGCATGTGATTAGAGGCGAGGAATGGATTAACTCGGCGCCGAAACACAAATTGTTATACCAGTTTTTTGGGTGGGAAATGCCGGTGTTGTGTCATATGCCTTTATTGCGTAACCCCGACAAAAGTAAGCTCAGTAAACGCAAGAACCCCACCAGTATAAATTACTACAAACGCATGGGGTTTTTACCGGAAGCCGTGGTGAATTATCTTGGGCGCATGGGGTGGTCCATGCCCGCTGAACAGGAGAAATTTACCCTGCAGGAAATGACCGAGCAATTTGATATTCAGCGAGTGTCTTTGGGTGGTCCAGTTTTCGACACAGTGAAACTGAGTTGGCTAAACGGGTTGTGGATAAGGGAGTCTCTGACGGTTCAACAGTTGGCTACGAAATTCCGCGAGTGGGCATTTAACGAAGACTATTTGATGCAAATTCTGCCGCAGATTCATTCTCGCCTGGAAGTGCTCTCCGACGTGGCTAAATTGGCGGATTTTTTCGTTGCGGGATTATTGCCAGTGCAGCCGGAGCAATTCGAATTTACCAAACTCGAGCCCGAGCAGGTGAGAAAGGTGCTGCAATTCTGTGTTTGGCGCTTTGAAACTCAGCCGGATTGGGATAAAGAGGTGATCCACCACTCGCTGACAGTGTTATCAGTGGCGATGGGGTTGAAACTAAAAGACTTTATGATGCCGTTGTTCGTGGCTGTTTCCGGGCGCACCACGGCGCCGTCGATCATGGATGCTATGGCAATATTGGGCTCGGATATGACGCGCGCACGCTTACGTTTCGCGCTCGAGCTGCTTGGTGGTGCAAGCAAAAAAGAAACCAAAGCCTGGGATAAACAGTATCGGGTCATTGAATTTTAG
- the dusA gene encoding tRNA dihydrouridine(20/20a) synthase DusA: protein MQNIELERKSLNRAFSVAPMLDWTDSICRGFHRILTKQSLLYTEMVTTGALVHGDQERHLAFRPCEHPIALQLGGSDPEQLAFCARLAQDYGYDEVNLNIGCPSDRVQSGRFGACLMADPELVAQCTATMISAVSIPVTVKCRIGIDEQDDYEDLQRFVSLVAESGVRTFIVHARKAWLKGLSPKQNRDVPPLNYDRVYLLKAEFPHLEIIINGGIENLQQSRLHLQRIDGVMMGRAAYQSPMQLRTVDQEIFGRNTPTLNENEIIAQLCDYTETLMQQGVHLKYISRHIVGLFQNRPGARQWRRYLSENAHKPGADVEVIRRAAAFLPELDG, encoded by the coding sequence ATGCAAAACATTGAATTAGAACGTAAATCACTGAACAGAGCGTTTTCGGTCGCGCCCATGCTGGATTGGACAGACTCGATTTGTCGCGGCTTTCACCGCATTCTCACTAAGCAGTCATTGCTTTATACGGAGATGGTAACCACCGGCGCCTTAGTACATGGCGATCAGGAACGGCATCTGGCGTTTAGACCCTGCGAGCATCCAATTGCCTTGCAGTTGGGTGGCAGCGATCCTGAACAGCTGGCCTTTTGTGCACGACTGGCCCAGGATTACGGCTACGATGAGGTGAACCTGAACATTGGCTGCCCTAGTGACCGGGTTCAATCCGGCCGGTTCGGCGCTTGCCTGATGGCCGATCCCGAATTGGTAGCTCAATGCACCGCGACCATGATCAGCGCCGTATCCATTCCGGTAACCGTTAAGTGCCGGATCGGGATTGATGAGCAAGACGATTATGAAGACCTGCAGCGTTTTGTTTCATTAGTCGCAGAATCCGGAGTGCGCACCTTTATCGTTCACGCTCGTAAAGCCTGGCTGAAAGGTCTAAGCCCAAAACAAAACCGCGACGTTCCGCCTCTGAATTACGATCGGGTTTATCTGTTGAAAGCCGAGTTTCCCCATTTAGAAATCATCATCAACGGGGGCATCGAGAACCTGCAGCAAAGTCGCCTGCATTTGCAACGGATTGACGGAGTGATGATGGGGCGCGCTGCGTATCAAAGCCCGATGCAACTACGTACGGTGGATCAGGAAATATTCGGCCGCAACACCCCGACTTTAAATGAAAATGAAATTATTGCTCAGCTTTGCGATTATACCGAAACCCTGATGCAGCAAGGGGTACATCTGAAGTATATTAGTCGTCATATTGTCGGCTTGTTTCAAAACCGCCCGGGCGCAAGACAATGGCGGCGCTACCTGAGTGAAAACGCGCATAAGCCCGGGGCCGACGTTGAAGTGATCCGCAGGGCTGCGGCGTTTCTTCCTGAACTGGACGGCTGA